In one window of Oncorhynchus gorbuscha isolate QuinsamMale2020 ecotype Even-year linkage group LG23, OgorEven_v1.0, whole genome shotgun sequence DNA:
- the LOC124011357 gene encoding protein ALP1-like isoform X2: MASQPSAEETLSIQHRFRCVPENGVKVEEVLLAVGEQMLTARDVRCSCGIRTRPWTSTECTDWWERVVMTEFQPSDWLEKFRMSRETFFFLCGKLKPRLARQDTHFRRALPLEKRVAVALWRLASNIEYRTISGLFGVGSSTVCKCVRDVCHAIVTLLRPVYLCSPSVQEIEDSARHFLSRWGFPHCVGAVATLHTAILTPSANVANYANPDGWLSVVSQVAVNGLGQFWDVCAGFPGSTEPTAILQNSALWASASEGVLSPDPPPSFMGKPLRYVLLGESGYPLQPWLMKAYSKKKEEDDVEEEEGGHAEARRAFNQRFVRAWRGAATALLRLRARWQCLSKRNDCSLDVVPTMILACCILHNVCEAHGDLFRGEWHGEVTKGENAQPGHTAGHAPSPSGTSDHLQGEEVRKLFCHYFQQSQLQQQD, encoded by the exons atgCTGACAGCTCGAGACGTGCGCTGCAGCTGTGGCATCCGTACCCGACCCTGGACCAGCACGGAGTGCACTGATTGGTGGGAGCGGGTAGTGATGACTGAGTTCCAGCCCTCTGATTGGCTGGAGAAGTTCCGCATGAGCCGGGAGACCTTCTTCTTCCTGTGTGGCAAGCTGAAACCCCGCCTGGCTCGCCAGGACACCCACTTCCGCCGGGCGCTTCCGCTGGAGAAGCGTGTGGCGGTTGCCCTGTGGCGGCTGGCGTCCAACATTGAGTACCGCACCATCAGTGGGCTGTTTGGCGTGGGCAGCTCCACGGTGTGTAAGTGTGTGAGGGACGTGTGTCACGCCATTGTCACACTACTCCGGCCCGTCTACCTATGCTCGCCCAGCGTACAGGAAATAGAAGACTCTGCACGTCACTTCCTATCTCGCTGGGGCTTCCCTCACTGCGTGGGTGCCGTGGCAACCCTCCACACTGCCATCCTCACGCCGTCCGCTAACGTGGCCAACTACGCCAACCCAGACGGGTGGCTCTCTGTGGTCTCCCAG GTGGCTGTGAACGGGCTGGGTCAGTTCTGGGACGTCTGTGCTGGTTTCCCTGGCAGCACTGAGCCGACAGCCATCTTGCAGAACTCAGCACTTTGGGCGTCGGCCTCTGAGGGCGTGCTGTCACCTGACCCACCCCCGAGCTTCATGGGAAAACCCCTGAG ATATGTGTTGTTGGGGGAGTCAGGGTACCCCCTCCAGCCCTGGCTGATGAAGGCCTATTccaagaagaaggaggaggatgatgtggaggaggaggaaggggggcaCGCGGAGGCCCGTAGGGCCTTCAACCAG CGATTTGTGCGGGCGTGGCGTGGGGCGGCAACGGCGCTTCTTCGCCTGCGGGCGCGCTGGCAATGCCTGAGCAAGAGGAACGACTGCAGCCTGGACGTGGTGCCCACCATGATCCTGGCCTGCTGCATCCTGCATAACGTGTGTGAGGCCCATGGAGATTTGTTCCGGGGGGAATGGCATGGCGAGGTGACCAAGGGTGAGAATGCCCAGCCTGGTCACACTGCGGGAcacgccccctctccctctggaaCTTCAGACCACCTCCAGGGTGAGGAGGTCAGAAAATTGTTCTGTCACTACTTCCAGCAGTCACAACTAcaacaacaggactaa
- the LOC124011357 gene encoding protein ALP1-like isoform X3, which translates to MADEDKLQPLMFLMTYMLMKRRRDINNADTQRLNEMLTARDVRCSCGIRTRPWTSTECTDWWERVVMTEFQPSDWLEKFRMSRETFFFLCGKLKPRLARQDTHFRRALPLEKRVAVALWRLASNIEYRTISGLFGVGSSTVCKCVRDVCHAIVTLLRPVYLCSPSVQEIEDSARHFLSRWGFPHCVGAVATLHTAILTPSANVANYANPDGWLSVVSQVAVNGLGQFWDVCAGFPGSTEPTAILQNSALWASASEGVLSPDPPPSFMGKPLRYVLLGESGYPLQPWLMKAYSKKKEEDDVEEEEGGHAEARRAFNQRFVRAWRGAATALLRLRARWQCLSKRNDCSLDVVPTMILACCILHNVCEAHGDLFRGEWHGEVTKGENAQPGHTAGHAPSPSGTSDHLQGEEVRKLFCHYFQQSQLQQQD; encoded by the exons atgCTGACAGCTCGAGACGTGCGCTGCAGCTGTGGCATCCGTACCCGACCCTGGACCAGCACGGAGTGCACTGATTGGTGGGAGCGGGTAGTGATGACTGAGTTCCAGCCCTCTGATTGGCTGGAGAAGTTCCGCATGAGCCGGGAGACCTTCTTCTTCCTGTGTGGCAAGCTGAAACCCCGCCTGGCTCGCCAGGACACCCACTTCCGCCGGGCGCTTCCGCTGGAGAAGCGTGTGGCGGTTGCCCTGTGGCGGCTGGCGTCCAACATTGAGTACCGCACCATCAGTGGGCTGTTTGGCGTGGGCAGCTCCACGGTGTGTAAGTGTGTGAGGGACGTGTGTCACGCCATTGTCACACTACTCCGGCCCGTCTACCTATGCTCGCCCAGCGTACAGGAAATAGAAGACTCTGCACGTCACTTCCTATCTCGCTGGGGCTTCCCTCACTGCGTGGGTGCCGTGGCAACCCTCCACACTGCCATCCTCACGCCGTCCGCTAACGTGGCCAACTACGCCAACCCAGACGGGTGGCTCTCTGTGGTCTCCCAG GTGGCTGTGAACGGGCTGGGTCAGTTCTGGGACGTCTGTGCTGGTTTCCCTGGCAGCACTGAGCCGACAGCCATCTTGCAGAACTCAGCACTTTGGGCGTCGGCCTCTGAGGGCGTGCTGTCACCTGACCCACCCCCGAGCTTCATGGGAAAACCCCTGAG ATATGTGTTGTTGGGGGAGTCAGGGTACCCCCTCCAGCCCTGGCTGATGAAGGCCTATTccaagaagaaggaggaggatgatgtggaggaggaggaaggggggcaCGCGGAGGCCCGTAGGGCCTTCAACCAG CGATTTGTGCGGGCGTGGCGTGGGGCGGCAACGGCGCTTCTTCGCCTGCGGGCGCGCTGGCAATGCCTGAGCAAGAGGAACGACTGCAGCCTGGACGTGGTGCCCACCATGATCCTGGCCTGCTGCATCCTGCATAACGTGTGTGAGGCCCATGGAGATTTGTTCCGGGGGGAATGGCATGGCGAGGTGACCAAGGGTGAGAATGCCCAGCCTGGTCACACTGCGGGAcacgccccctctccctctggaaCTTCAGACCACCTCCAGGGTGAGGAGGTCAGAAAATTGTTCTGTCACTACTTCCAGCAGTCACAACTAcaacaacaggactaa